In Oikeobacillus pervagus, one genomic interval encodes:
- the sirA gene encoding sporulation inhibitor of replication protein SirA translates to MRSYQIYWVVDEFANYFYGRERVFFNLFSEWKKTDGIEKTILEKQVQFITRPIPYLHIHRLLHHFFQKRKGFMNEGRVYQIHFPKKSNYSILRVEDRKLLISAKGSYDAESIFFEPLEHFHGRLLAIDFENERYGWLKPIKERKYV, encoded by the coding sequence TTGCGTTCTTATCAAATCTATTGGGTTGTAGATGAGTTTGCAAACTATTTTTATGGTCGAGAGCGTGTATTTTTCAACTTATTTTCCGAATGGAAAAAGACAGACGGAATAGAGAAGACGATCCTAGAAAAGCAAGTACAGTTTATTACGAGACCGATTCCCTATTTACATATTCATCGGCTTTTACATCATTTTTTTCAGAAAAGAAAAGGGTTTATGAATGAGGGGAGAGTATACCAAATTCATTTTCCGAAAAAATCGAATTATAGTATACTTCGGGTAGAGGATCGAAAATTACTGATCAGTGCTAAAGGTAGCTATGATGCAGAATCTATATTTTTTGAACCATTGGAACATTTCCACGGGAGACTACTGGCAATTGACTTCGAAAATGAAAGATATGGTTGGTTAAAGCCAATAAAGGAAAGAAAATACGTTTAA
- the yneA gene encoding cell division suppressor protein YneA, producing the protein MIKSICKKHIFSLLFVGVMFLAGGFVILQLDSEVEYQTILVKNGDSLWSLADDYHHLHLMKTEEFVEWVEAKNHLYSETIKPGDTLIVPIKVTKENMQDHIALKEE; encoded by the coding sequence ATGATAAAATCTATTTGTAAGAAACATATTTTTTCACTTCTATTTGTTGGTGTCATGTTTTTGGCTGGGGGGTTCGTTATATTGCAATTAGATTCAGAAGTAGAGTATCAAACCATCCTAGTGAAAAACGGAGATTCACTCTGGAGTCTTGCTGATGATTATCATCATTTGCATTTAATGAAGACGGAGGAATTTGTCGAATGGGTAGAAGCAAAGAACCATTTATACTCAGAAACGATTAAACCAGGGGATACGTTGATCGTCCCTATTAAAGTGACGAAAGAAAATATGCAGGATCATATTGCATTGAAAGAGGAGTAA
- a CDS encoding cytochrome c biogenesis CcdA family protein — protein sequence MTDINIFFAFGAGFLSFISPCVLPLYPAFLSYITGMSVNDLKNENAMLHRRSILHTLFFLIGFSIIFIALGFTSSFIGDFFNRYQDLIRQIGAILIVFFGLVISGVFQPKFMMADKRIEFKNRPSGYIGSILIGIAFAAGWTPCMGPILGMVIGLIGTNPSSGLLYMIAYILGFAIPFFILSFFIGKMQWIRKHGAMIVKIGGYLMVVMGIVLFFDWMTKITVLFTELFGGFQGF from the coding sequence ATGACGGATATTAATATCTTTTTTGCTTTTGGCGCGGGGTTTTTAAGCTTTATTTCTCCGTGTGTGTTACCGCTTTATCCAGCCTTTCTTTCCTATATTACAGGGATGAGCGTTAATGATTTAAAAAATGAAAATGCGATGTTACATCGTAGAAGTATTCTGCATACATTATTTTTCTTAATCGGGTTTTCTATTATCTTTATTGCACTTGGATTTACTTCATCATTTATTGGCGACTTTTTCAATCGGTATCAAGATTTAATCCGCCAAATTGGTGCAATCTTAATTGTATTCTTTGGATTGGTCATATCAGGTGTATTCCAACCGAAATTTATGATGGCGGATAAACGAATTGAGTTTAAAAACCGACCAAGTGGTTATATAGGCTCTATTTTAATTGGGATTGCTTTTGCTGCCGGCTGGACTCCTTGTATGGGTCCAATTTTAGGAATGGTCATTGGTTTAATTGGGACGAATCCTAGTTCAGGATTATTGTATATGATTGCTTATATTCTTGGATTTGCAATTCCATTTTTCATTCTTTCCTTCTTTATCGGAAAAATGCAGTGGATTCGTAAACACGGAGCCATGATCGTTAAAATTGGTGGTTATTTAATGGTTGTAATGGGGATTGTCCTTTTCTTCGATTGGATGACAAAAATAACGGTTTTATTCACAGAGTTATTCGGCGGATTCCAAGGTTTTTAA
- a CDS encoding CcdC family protein has protein sequence MLIIASTIMAVIMGTLVIFVRMKAAQKPTSVKKIILPPFFMSTGALMYIFPQFRLTSMEIIESIVVGLLFSIILIKTSNFEIKENDIYLKRSKAFIYILIALLVVRLVGKVLLSSTIEVGQLSGMFFLLAFAMIVPWRIAMYLQYRKLLNKVRQDSIEANPIS, from the coding sequence ATGTTGATTATAGCCTCTACAATAATGGCAGTAATAATGGGGACTTTAGTTATTTTTGTTAGGATGAAAGCTGCGCAGAAACCGACATCAGTAAAAAAAATCATTTTACCTCCCTTTTTTATGAGTACAGGTGCACTCATGTACATTTTTCCACAGTTTCGATTAACATCTATGGAAATAATTGAATCGATTGTGGTAGGGCTTTTGTTTTCCATCATTTTAATTAAAACATCCAATTTTGAAATTAAAGAAAATGATATATATTTAAAACGGTCAAAAGCATTTATCTATATTTTAATTGCTTTATTAGTCGTTCGTTTAGTAGGGAAGGTGCTATTAAGTTCAACGATTGAAGTAGGACAATTAAGTGGGATGTTCTTCCTTTTAGCTTTTGCCATGATCGTCCCTTGGAGAATTGCCATGTATTTGCAATATCGAAAACTTTTAAATAAAGTGAGGCAGGATTCAATTGAGGCTAATCCGATTAGTTGA
- a CDS encoding response regulator, whose amino-acid sequence MATILIVDDAKFMRLTLANMLEKLEHKVIGEAENGRQAIEQYRDLQPDLVTMDITMPEMNGIEAVSVITSEFPDAKIIICSAMGQQRMVMEGIEADAKDFIVKPFDETRVNEAIRRVLP is encoded by the coding sequence GTGGCAACTATATTAATAGTAGATGATGCGAAGTTTATGAGACTAACACTTGCGAATATGTTAGAAAAACTTGAACATAAAGTGATCGGAGAAGCGGAGAATGGGAGACAGGCAATTGAGCAATATCGGGATCTACAACCCGACCTTGTAACGATGGATATTACCATGCCTGAAATGAATGGAATTGAAGCGGTTTCAGTGATTACATCAGAATTTCCTGACGCTAAGATCATTATTTGTTCTGCCATGGGACAACAACGGATGGTAATGGAAGGAATTGAGGCTGATGCAAAGGACTTCATTGTGAAACCGTTTGACGAAACCCGAGTAAATGAGGCGATTCGCAGAGTATTACCTTAA
- a CDS encoding DUF2621 domain-containing protein — translation MLEGWFLYFILFWVVVLMGSFAIGGFFMFRKFLKKLPKADGKSDMDWEEYYVNQTRKLWPEDQKQFLEELVSPVPELFRDVARHKIAGKIGEIALKDRAERITQEHVIRGYIVATPKRDHKFLRKKLHEMQIDVTPYEHLF, via the coding sequence ATGCTTGAGGGTTGGTTTTTATATTTTATCTTATTTTGGGTTGTTGTCTTAATGGGATCGTTTGCTATTGGAGGGTTTTTCATGTTCCGGAAGTTTTTGAAAAAACTACCAAAGGCAGATGGTAAATCGGATATGGACTGGGAAGAATACTATGTGAACCAAACTCGAAAGCTTTGGCCAGAGGATCAAAAACAATTTTTAGAGGAATTGGTGAGCCCTGTTCCAGAACTATTCCGCGATGTAGCCCGTCATAAAATCGCAGGGAAAATTGGCGAAATTGCTTTAAAAGATCGAGCGGAGCGAATTACCCAAGAACATGTCATCCGAGGATACATCGTTGCCACTCCGAAACGTGATCATAAATTTTTAAGAAAGAAACTTCATGAAATGCAAATTGATGTAACTCCCTATGAACATTTATTCTAA
- a CDS encoding DUF896 domain-containing protein encodes MLSPNKIARINELAKKAKASGLTEAEAKEQSKLRKEYLEAFRKSARKTIENVRVMDPNGNDVTPEKLKQIQNNKKLH; translated from the coding sequence ATGCTTTCACCTAATAAAATTGCAAGAATTAATGAATTAGCCAAAAAAGCAAAAGCTTCTGGCTTAACAGAAGCAGAAGCGAAAGAACAGTCCAAACTTCGAAAAGAATACTTAGAAGCATTTAGGAAATCTGCACGCAAAACAATAGAAAATGTTCGTGTTATGGATCCAAATGGAAATGACGTCACTCCTGAAAAACTTAAACAGATTCAAAACAATAAAAAGCTCCATTAA
- a CDS encoding aspartyl-phosphate phosphatase Spo0E family protein, translating to MSREKLLKQIENKRNELIGIVANNGLNSPIAIQYSQELDSLLNDYNRLYIKKSSIEKSLVTK from the coding sequence GTGTCTAGGGAAAAACTTCTTAAACAAATCGAAAATAAACGGAACGAACTTATTGGGATTGTAGCTAATAATGGTTTAAACTCTCCTATCGCTATTCAGTATAGTCAAGAGCTCGATTCATTATTGAATGACTATAATCGGTTATATATAAAAAAATCATCTATTGAGAAATCACTCGTTACTAAATAA
- a CDS encoding YneF family protein — protein MWYVLVGILALLAGVALGFFFARRYMMNYLKKNPPINEQMLKMMMMQMGQKPSQKKINQMMNAMNKQFKD, from the coding sequence ATGTGGTATGTTCTAGTCGGTATTCTAGCATTACTTGCTGGAGTCGCACTAGGGTTTTTCTTTGCACGTAGATATATGATGAACTATTTAAAGAAGAATCCGCCAATTAATGAACAAATGTTAAAAATGATGATGATGCAAATGGGACAAAAGCCGTCTCAGAAAAAGATCAATCAAATGATGAACGCCATGAATAAACAATTTAAAGATTAA
- the tkt gene encoding transketolase has product MFDNTDQLAINTIRTLSIDAIEKAKSGHPGMPMGAAPMAYTLWTRFMNHNPKNPEWFNRDRFVLSAGHGSMLLYSLLHLSGYELSMDDLKDFRQWGSKTPGHPEYGHTKGVEATTGPLGQGISMAVGMAMAERHLAAVYNKENYELINHYTYTICGDGDLMEGVSAEAASLAAHLKLGRLIVLYDSNDISLDGDLNKSFSESVEGRFKAYGWQYIRVEDGNNLEEISKAIEEAKTDENRPTMIEVKTVIGYGSPNKSGKSDVHGAPLGADELKLTKEYYKWTFEEDFHVPTEVYDRFNEQIVQAGEAKEKEWTKIYSQYKKDYPELALQLDRAIQGELPEEWDEKIPAYEEGKSLATRASSGEVINAIAEKVPTFMGGSADLAGSNKTTIKNEEDFLPGTFEGRNIWFGVREFAMGAAMNGMALHGGVQIFGGTFFVFSDYLRPAIRLAALMGLPVTYVFTHDSIAVGEDGPTHEPIEQIAALRAMPNLSVIRPADGNETAAAWKLALTSKTTPTALVLTRQNLPTLKGTNQNASKGVENGAYVISPSKKEVADALLLATGSEVHLATEAQAVLAKEGIDVSVVSMPSWDRFEKQSAEYKQSVIPKNVKKRLAIEMASSFGWARYVGDEGEVLAIDQFGASAPGEKVMAEYGFTVENVVNQVKRLLDR; this is encoded by the coding sequence ATGTTTGATAATACCGACCAATTGGCAATAAATACGATTAGGACATTATCAATTGATGCAATTGAAAAGGCTAAATCTGGTCACCCAGGCATGCCAATGGGAGCTGCTCCAATGGCCTACACCCTATGGACAAGATTTATGAATCATAATCCGAAAAACCCAGAATGGTTTAATCGCGATCGATTTGTACTTTCGGCTGGTCATGGATCTATGCTTTTATATAGTTTGCTTCATTTATCCGGATATGAATTATCAATGGATGATTTAAAAGATTTTCGTCAATGGGGAAGCAAAACGCCTGGACACCCTGAATATGGACATACAAAAGGGGTAGAAGCTACAACAGGACCATTAGGTCAAGGGATTTCCATGGCTGTTGGAATGGCTATGGCTGAACGTCATTTAGCTGCTGTATACAATAAAGAAAACTATGAGCTTATTAATCATTATACATATACTATTTGTGGTGACGGAGATTTAATGGAGGGAGTTTCAGCAGAGGCTGCCTCACTAGCTGCCCATTTGAAATTAGGTCGTCTGATCGTATTATATGATTCCAATGATATCTCCCTTGATGGTGATTTAAATAAATCATTCTCTGAAAGCGTTGAAGGGCGATTTAAAGCCTACGGATGGCAATATATTCGCGTTGAGGATGGAAATAACCTAGAGGAAATTTCTAAAGCAATTGAAGAGGCGAAAACCGATGAAAACCGCCCTACAATGATCGAGGTTAAGACGGTCATTGGTTACGGATCTCCAAATAAATCTGGGAAATCAGATGTTCATGGAGCCCCATTAGGAGCAGATGAATTAAAACTTACGAAAGAATATTATAAATGGACATTCGAGGAAGACTTCCATGTGCCAACTGAAGTATATGATCGCTTTAACGAACAAATTGTTCAGGCTGGGGAAGCAAAAGAAAAAGAATGGACAAAAATTTATTCACAATACAAAAAAGACTATCCTGAACTTGCTCTTCAATTAGATCGAGCTATTCAAGGGGAATTACCTGAAGAGTGGGATGAAAAAATTCCAGCTTATGAAGAAGGAAAAAGTTTGGCAACTCGTGCTTCCTCAGGTGAAGTCATCAATGCGATTGCTGAAAAGGTTCCAACTTTTATGGGAGGTTCAGCAGACCTAGCTGGTTCGAATAAAACAACTATTAAAAATGAAGAAGATTTTCTTCCAGGGACATTCGAAGGCCGTAATATTTGGTTCGGAGTTCGGGAGTTTGCGATGGGGGCCGCTATGAATGGGATGGCATTACATGGAGGAGTCCAAATATTTGGCGGGACTTTCTTCGTTTTCTCCGATTATTTACGTCCTGCGATCCGTTTAGCAGCGTTGATGGGCCTTCCTGTCACATATGTATTCACACATGACAGTATCGCGGTTGGAGAAGATGGACCTACACATGAACCGATTGAACAGATTGCCGCATTACGTGCCATGCCGAATTTATCTGTTATTCGTCCCGCTGATGGGAATGAAACAGCTGCGGCGTGGAAGCTCGCATTAACATCGAAAACAACGCCAACCGCCCTTGTATTAACTCGTCAGAACCTGCCAACGTTAAAAGGGACAAACCAAAATGCTTCAAAAGGTGTTGAAAATGGGGCATATGTCATTTCCCCTTCTAAAAAAGAAGTGGCAGACGCCTTACTTTTAGCAACAGGTTCTGAAGTTCATTTAGCGACCGAAGCACAAGCAGTATTAGCTAAAGAAGGGATCGACGTTTCCGTAGTTAGTATGCCTTCTTGGGATCGTTTTGAAAAACAATCGGCTGAATATAAACAATCGGTTATACCGAAAAATGTGAAAAAACGTTTAGCAATTGAAATGGCTTCTTCATTTGGATGGGCTCGTTATGTTGGCGATGAAGGTGAAGTATTAGCTATCGACCAATTTGGCGCATCCGCACCAGGTGAAAAAGTGATGGCGGAATATGGATTTACTGTAGAAAATGTAGTAAATCAAGTGAAACGTTTACTAGACCGATAA
- a CDS encoding exonuclease SbcCD subunit D: MKFIHTADWHLGKLVHGIYMTTQQREVLQQFVKLVEEERPDAVIIAGDLYDRSVPPVEAVELLNEMLFTINVELKTPIVAISGNHDSAERLSFGASWFQHSRFYLKGGLTNDFSPVNINGVNFYLIPYAEPGIVRELLDDESIHSHEEAMKAMVGKIEKQLNPNEANVLVGHAFVLGGTTSDSERILSVGGSGCVPSDVFSPFDYTALGHLHSPDAIKHKTIRYSGSLLKYSFSEAKQRKSVSIIEMDEKGNFSLKEHSLTPSLDMREIEAFLDELLDPAFYQQQNTEDYIKVILKDEGAIVDPMGKLRKVYPNILHLERKIEAIDLRKKQSYQTVRDEKKSDLDLFTHFYEQMTSQSFSSEKREIMKNVMDKVKLEAESR, from the coding sequence ATGAAATTTATTCATACAGCTGATTGGCATTTAGGTAAATTAGTACATGGAATTTATATGACCACACAACAAAGAGAAGTCTTGCAGCAATTTGTAAAGCTTGTGGAAGAGGAGAGACCTGATGCGGTTATTATCGCTGGTGATTTATATGATCGCTCCGTTCCACCAGTAGAGGCTGTGGAATTGCTTAATGAGATGTTATTTACGATAAATGTAGAACTCAAAACACCCATTGTCGCTATTTCAGGTAATCATGATAGTGCGGAAAGACTTTCATTTGGTGCATCGTGGTTTCAGCATAGTCGATTTTATCTAAAAGGTGGATTAACAAACGATTTTAGCCCGGTAAACATAAATGGGGTAAATTTTTACCTTATTCCATATGCAGAGCCTGGAATTGTCCGTGAGCTATTAGATGATGAGTCGATTCATTCCCATGAAGAGGCGATGAAGGCAATGGTTGGAAAAATAGAAAAACAATTAAATCCCAATGAAGCGAATGTGTTAGTCGGGCATGCGTTTGTACTAGGTGGGACGACATCTGATTCAGAACGTATTTTGTCTGTTGGGGGCTCAGGCTGTGTTCCAAGTGATGTTTTCTCTCCATTTGATTATACAGCACTTGGGCATTTGCATAGCCCCGATGCTATTAAACATAAAACGATTCGCTATTCTGGCTCTCTATTAAAATATTCTTTTTCGGAAGCAAAACAACGAAAGAGTGTCTCGATTATTGAGATGGATGAGAAAGGGAACTTTTCCTTAAAAGAACATTCTCTCACACCATCCTTAGATATGAGGGAAATAGAAGCATTTTTGGATGAGCTATTAGATCCTGCCTTTTATCAACAGCAGAACACAGAAGACTATATTAAAGTTATTTTGAAGGATGAAGGGGCAATTGTGGATCCCATGGGAAAACTCCGAAAAGTATATCCAAATATCCTTCATTTAGAACGAAAGATTGAAGCAATTGATCTACGAAAAAAACAAAGCTACCAAACAGTTCGGGATGAGAAAAAATCAGATTTAGATCTATTTACTCACTTTTATGAACAAATGACAAGTCAATCATTTTCAAGTGAAAAACGGGAAATTATGAAGAATGTCATGGACAAGGTAAAGTTGGAGGCTGAAAGCAGATGA
- a CDS encoding YneB family resolvase-like protein has protein sequence MKAIIYCRVSTTKQSQETSLERQEEELQQLAKSKNYQIEEVIKDQASGYDLDRPGVLHMLDLLKNDEIQAVFIQDETRIGRGNAKIALLHCIMKEGVTVYSIDHNGEIQLSESDSMVLKIVSIVEEYQRKIHNLKIKRGMKRAVKKGFRPEKNLKHAGHNSGRERKEVPVEEIIRLRDNHLTFAEIAATLRGFGYNVSKATVHRRYQEYIDANEKTLNS, from the coding sequence ATGAAGGCGATTATTTACTGTCGTGTTAGTACGACAAAACAATCTCAAGAGACTTCTTTAGAACGCCAAGAAGAAGAATTGCAACAATTAGCGAAGAGCAAGAATTATCAGATTGAAGAAGTCATAAAAGACCAAGCTAGTGGATATGACCTGGATCGACCTGGGGTTTTACATATGCTGGATCTTTTGAAAAATGATGAGATTCAAGCGGTTTTTATTCAAGATGAAACAAGAATTGGGAGAGGAAATGCTAAAATCGCCCTTTTACATTGTATTATGAAGGAAGGGGTTACTGTTTATAGTATCGATCATAATGGGGAGATCCAGCTTTCAGAATCGGATTCAATGGTCTTAAAAATCGTAAGTATAGTAGAAGAATATCAAAGGAAAATTCATAACCTGAAAATAAAACGGGGAATGAAACGAGCAGTAAAAAAAGGCTTTCGTCCTGAGAAAAACTTAAAACATGCCGGACATAACTCAGGGAGAGAACGAAAAGAAGTACCTGTCGAAGAAATCATTCGGTTAAGGGACAATCATTTAACCTTTGCAGAAATTGCGGCCACATTAAGAGGTTTTGGGTATAATGTCTCAAAGGCAACTGTTCATCGCAGATATCAAGAGTATATAGATGCCAATGAAAAGACATTGAATTCATGA
- a CDS encoding AAA family ATPase, protein MRPLNLMMQAFGPYAEKEEIDFRKLGNRTMFVISGKTGSGKTTIFDGISYAIYGKASGEDRNGNELRSQFAKDNLLTEVSLLFSLRNKLYYIWRSPQQEKKKERGDGYTTVNAKAELYAINHEGKKEILAGNVREVDEKIRELIQLDANQFRQILMIPQGEFRKLLISDSKEKEVILQRLFSTQFYKMIEERLKAEATELKNQVHHLLNERNRLLGSIQPYSQTMQNLLKENTLNEIEITQLLDNELLQMKNKQSILMDEYEKSQKAHDEIIEQQTQAKVLLDQFTHQMRLQNEKIKLDEDREKIHQLEQDLLLANRSGKLAQQEEYCRKLSNEKKELTSRQQKLQEQFQNIQQKLEQVKQQYEEEQGREGERNELAKEINQLESMKPLVYSFSNEKKELALLQTKAQEVHRNKQQTQIQLEKIEKELEQIDRKVNQVNELKVQFLKDQMQQEKTKQVWMKLNKIANWQLELQKLHVVETKELEEFQHIERSFEDAKATLQHLEENWRDGQAGLLAEQLLDNAPCPVCGSTHHPNKAMVQENLPSEEDLKAAKETVLQYENEKHKKERKLFEYQSKRETLEYNIQEESDAITKSVGNYSVEQTAYFQDHLQQEMDLMNTRMSSNADIIHQHPILVEKMESLKNMQVQEKEQLATYERKENEVKEQYIAKRTQVEKMTESIPETLHQKEVFDKELNGMVLKQKKMKQRLEETEKQYYDFQIQTKGFQSRLDEMQTTIEEKNQSLETEKSLFLSMMKDEQFVDYKHYEQSKRSEDQINKIQQQIRHYHETYRSITDRLQELNQNLQNVKKPDLIALDEKFKKINEQLDKINQEMSNIQHNIRFNERIQHELQSLNVQLKELEEQYKMIGDLSDIACGQNVHRLTFERFVLAAFLDDILHVANQRLTKMTSGRYQLLRKTERAKGNTQSGLELLVFDQYTGQERHVKTLSGGESFKAALSLALGLAEVVQQYSGGVSLETMFIDEGFGTLDPESLDQAIESLMEIQNSGRLVGIISHVPELKERIDARLEVVATQKGSYTQFHFFH, encoded by the coding sequence ATGAGACCACTTAATTTGATGATGCAAGCGTTCGGACCTTACGCAGAGAAAGAAGAAATTGATTTTCGAAAATTAGGGAATCGAACCATGTTTGTCATTTCAGGGAAAACCGGTTCTGGTAAAACGACGATATTTGATGGAATTAGCTATGCCATATACGGGAAAGCAAGTGGAGAGGACCGCAATGGCAACGAACTTCGCAGCCAGTTTGCGAAGGATAATCTTTTGACCGAAGTATCTTTATTATTTTCATTAAGAAATAAACTCTATTACATATGGCGCTCCCCTCAACAGGAGAAAAAAAAGGAACGCGGTGATGGGTATACAACTGTCAATGCTAAAGCGGAATTATATGCGATCAATCATGAGGGAAAAAAAGAAATACTCGCTGGAAATGTTCGTGAAGTAGATGAAAAGATAAGAGAGCTGATTCAATTGGATGCGAATCAATTCCGGCAAATTTTAATGATCCCCCAAGGTGAATTTCGTAAGCTATTAATATCTGACAGCAAAGAAAAAGAAGTCATTTTGCAACGACTTTTTTCCACTCAGTTTTATAAAATGATAGAAGAGAGATTAAAAGCAGAAGCAACGGAACTAAAAAATCAAGTCCATCACCTTCTGAATGAACGGAACCGGCTACTAGGAAGCATACAACCATACTCTCAAACGATGCAAAATCTTCTTAAAGAAAATACCTTAAATGAAATCGAAATCACACAGCTATTAGATAACGAGCTATTACAAATGAAAAATAAACAATCCATATTAATGGATGAATATGAAAAAAGCCAAAAGGCACATGATGAGATCATTGAACAGCAAACTCAAGCGAAAGTCTTACTCGACCAATTTACCCATCAAATGCGATTACAGAACGAAAAAATCAAGCTTGACGAGGACCGGGAAAAAATTCATCAACTCGAACAGGATCTCCTGTTAGCGAATAGGTCCGGTAAATTAGCTCAGCAAGAAGAATATTGTCGAAAATTAAGCAATGAGAAAAAAGAGTTAACATCTCGACAACAGAAATTGCAAGAACAATTTCAAAACATTCAGCAAAAACTAGAACAGGTAAAGCAACAATATGAAGAGGAACAAGGTCGAGAGGGAGAACGTAATGAACTCGCTAAGGAAATCAATCAATTAGAATCGATGAAGCCGTTAGTCTATTCTTTTTCCAACGAGAAAAAAGAGCTTGCCCTACTTCAGACAAAAGCCCAGGAAGTGCACCGTAATAAACAGCAAACGCAAATACAACTAGAAAAAATCGAGAAAGAGTTGGAACAAATCGATCGAAAGGTTAATCAAGTAAACGAATTGAAAGTGCAATTTTTGAAAGATCAGATGCAGCAAGAGAAAACAAAGCAAGTCTGGATGAAATTGAACAAAATAGCGAATTGGCAATTAGAGCTGCAAAAACTACATGTAGTGGAAACGAAAGAACTTGAAGAATTCCAACATATTGAAAGGTCTTTTGAAGATGCAAAGGCAACATTGCAACATCTTGAAGAGAACTGGCGGGATGGACAAGCAGGATTACTTGCCGAGCAATTACTAGACAATGCCCCATGTCCTGTTTGTGGTTCAACTCACCATCCTAATAAAGCAATGGTCCAAGAAAATTTACCAAGTGAGGAAGACCTGAAAGCGGCTAAAGAAACCGTCTTACAATATGAAAATGAAAAACATAAAAAGGAAAGGAAATTATTTGAATATCAATCCAAACGGGAAACGCTGGAATATAATATTCAGGAAGAATCAGATGCAATAACGAAGTCCGTTGGGAACTATTCAGTTGAACAAACGGCTTATTTCCAAGATCATCTTCAACAGGAAATGGATTTGATGAATACAAGGATGTCTAGCAATGCCGATATCATTCATCAACATCCTATATTAGTTGAGAAAATGGAAAGTTTAAAAAATATGCAAGTGCAGGAAAAAGAACAATTAGCTACCTATGAACGAAAAGAAAATGAAGTCAAGGAACAATATATTGCAAAGCGGACACAAGTTGAAAAAATGACAGAATCAATTCCAGAAACCTTACATCAAAAGGAAGTATTTGATAAAGAATTAAATGGAATGGTTTTAAAACAGAAAAAAATGAAACAAAGGCTGGAGGAAACAGAGAAACAGTATTATGATTTTCAAATTCAAACGAAGGGCTTTCAGTCGAGATTGGATGAAATGCAAACAACGATCGAAGAAAAAAATCAATCATTAGAAACAGAAAAATCATTATTTTTATCGATGATGAAAGACGAACAATTTGTGGATTACAAACATTATGAGCAGTCAAAACGTTCAGAGGATCAAATAAATAAAATTCAACAACAAATTCGACATTATCATGAGACCTATCGTTCGATTACAGACCGATTACAAGAATTAAACCAAAACTTACAAAATGTCAAAAAACCCGATCTGATAGCTTTGGATGAAAAATTTAAAAAAATCAATGAACAATTGGACAAGATTAATCAGGAAATGAGTAATATCCAGCATAATATACGCTTTAACGAGCGAATTCAACATGAGCTTCAATCATTAAATGTTCAGCTAAAAGAGCTAGAAGAACAGTATAAAATGATTGGTGATTTATCCGATATCGCTTGCGGACAAAATGTTCATCGATTAACATTTGAACGCTTTGTTTTAGCCGCATTTTTAGATGATATTTTACATGTAGCTAATCAGCGACTTACCAAAATGACGAGTGGACGTTATCAGCTGTTAAGAAAAACAGAACGCGCGAAAGGGAATACGCAAAGTGGCTTGGAATTGTTAGTTTTCGACCAATATACTGGACAAGAACGTCATGTGAAGACACTATCAGGGGGCGAAAGTTTTAAAGCAGCTTTATCCCTTGCGTTAGGGCTTGCAGAAGTTGTTCAACAATATTCAGGAGGAGTTTCACTTGAAACAATGTTCATTGACGAAGGATTTGGAACGTTAGATCCTGAATCATTAGATCAGGCTATTGAATCATTAATGGAAATTCAAAATAGTGGTCGTTTGGTAGGGATCATTTCCCACGTTCCAGAATTAAAAGAACGAATTGACGCTCGACTTGAAGTAGTCGCAACACAGAAAGGGAGTTACACACAATTTCACTTTTTCCATTAA